CAAAACACCCAGCAGAGGCGCAGCGAGATCATTGGCGGGCTCGCGCGGGTCATGGCCGACCGGGGCTACGCCAAGGCGACCATCCAGGCGATCGCTCAGGAGGCTGGGTTGACTCCTGGGCTCATTCACTATCACTTCCAGAACAAGCAGGAGATCCTCCTTGCGCTGATCGAGAGGCTGGCGTCTGTGGTCAGGTCCCGACTCGATGCGGAAGCCGCCGATCCGTCAGAAAAAATCTTTGCAGCCGTAGACGCACTGGTTGGGACCGAGGTGGGGGTCGAGACCGAAGCCGTTGCCTGTTGGGTCGTGATCGGTGCGGAGGCCGTCCGCCAGCCTGAAGTACGAAGCCTCTACGAAGCCTTGATGCGGGAGGCGATCGAGGAGTTCACCAACGCCTTCCGATCCGCCATGCACAAGGAAGGG
This is a stretch of genomic DNA from bacterium. It encodes these proteins:
- a CDS encoding TetR family transcriptional regulator encodes the protein MSRPQNTQQRRSEIIGGLARVMADRGYAKATIQAIAQEAGLTPGLIHYHFQNKQEILLALIERLASVVRSRLDAEAADPSEKIFAAVDALVGTEVGVETEAVACWVVIGAEAVRQPEVRSLYEALMREAIEEFTNAFRSAMHKEGRSDATAPDAALSLVAAMEGFFRLAAGSPSCVPYGSAATSIKQIARGYLDSAEEAR